In one window of Pseudodesulfovibrio sediminis DNA:
- a CDS encoding MotA/TolQ/ExbB proton channel family protein, whose protein sequence is MFDQLSKQLMQGGSIMLPIGFLALALWWLVFLKAWEIWVLNHAENKSDMLHVHETQGWQNALSKEYLTSRSGNEELDVELARVLVDRHAGYVEKGITTIMVLAATAPLLGLLGTVSGMVDTFDVIAQFGTGNAKGLASGISQALVTTQSGLIVAVPGMMAGGFLYRKANKLRRRMELFLSRMERMITNKEAQA, encoded by the coding sequence ATGTTCGACCAGTTATCCAAACAGCTGATGCAGGGTGGCAGCATCATGTTGCCCATAGGATTCCTGGCCCTCGCTCTATGGTGGCTCGTATTTCTCAAAGCATGGGAAATATGGGTACTCAATCATGCTGAAAATAAATCCGACATGCTCCATGTCCACGAAACCCAAGGATGGCAAAATGCGCTGTCGAAAGAGTATCTCACATCCCGATCAGGTAATGAGGAACTGGATGTAGAACTGGCGCGGGTGTTGGTGGATCGCCACGCAGGCTACGTGGAAAAAGGTATTACCACCATCATGGTACTTGCAGCAACAGCCCCCCTACTGGGACTTTTGGGCACCGTGTCGGGCATGGTTGATACCTTTGATGTCATAGCCCAGTTCGGAACAGGTAACGCCAAGGGTCTTGCTTCAGGCATATCTCAGGCACTCGTAACGACTCAGAGTGGGCTCATCGTTGCCGTTCCCGGCATGATGGCAGGAGGATTTCTCTATCGAAAAGCCAACAAACTCAGAAGGCGCATGGAACTCTTTCTCAGCAGAATGGAACGCATGATCACCAATAAGGAGGCGCAGGCATGA
- a CDS encoding ABC transporter permease has protein sequence MARFSPLTIRRLRSFRNNRRGWWSLIIFTALLILSFGANIIANDKPLLVRYQKAFYVPVIFDYPETTFDGDFETPTDYLDPYITKKIHADGWIVWPLIRFADSTIDYDLPVPAPAPPSLRHPLGTDDQGRDLIARLLYGFRISVCFGLVLTLFSTVGGILAGAVQGYYGGRIDMFGQRFMEIWSGLPVLYLLIILSNMLRPGFWWLLGIMLLFSWMSLVGVVRAEFLRGRKLDYVRAAQTMGVRDRSIMFRHILPNAMVAALTFLPFVLNGAITTLTSLDFLGFGMPPGSPSLGELLAQGKANLHAPWIGLSAFIILSLTLTILVFIGEAARDAMDPNRNAA, from the coding sequence ATGGCTAGATTCTCCCCTCTCACCATACGTCGGCTCCGTTCTTTTCGTAATAACCGTCGAGGATGGTGGTCACTGATCATCTTCACCGCCTTACTCATACTGTCGTTTGGCGCGAATATCATAGCCAACGACAAGCCACTTCTGGTCCGCTATCAGAAGGCCTTCTACGTACCAGTAATCTTTGACTACCCCGAGACCACTTTCGACGGCGACTTCGAAACCCCGACAGATTACCTCGATCCCTACATCACGAAAAAGATTCATGCCGACGGCTGGATTGTATGGCCACTTATTCGATTCGCGGATAGCACCATTGATTACGATCTCCCGGTGCCGGCACCGGCACCACCAAGCCTGCGACACCCTTTGGGCACAGACGATCAAGGACGCGATCTTATTGCACGTCTACTATACGGGTTCCGTATTTCAGTCTGCTTTGGGCTTGTTCTCACTCTTTTCAGTACTGTTGGAGGCATACTCGCAGGTGCAGTACAGGGATATTACGGCGGTCGCATTGACATGTTCGGTCAACGGTTCATGGAAATCTGGTCAGGCCTCCCTGTCCTTTATCTGCTTATCATCCTTTCAAACATGCTGCGCCCAGGATTTTGGTGGTTGCTTGGCATCATGCTACTCTTCAGCTGGATGTCATTGGTCGGTGTAGTCCGAGCCGAATTCCTCCGTGGCCGAAAGCTCGACTATGTCCGCGCAGCGCAGACAATGGGAGTACGCGACCGAAGCATCATGTTTCGCCACATTTTGCCCAATGCCATGGTCGCAGCTCTGACCTTTTTGCCATTCGTCCTCAACGGGGCAATCACCACGCTGACCTCTCTGGATTTTCTCGGATTCGGCATGCCACCTGGATCGCCGTCCCTTGGCGAGCTTCTTGCCCAGGGCAAGGCCAATCTCCATGCTCCATGGATTGGGCTCTCCGCATTTATCATTTTGTCCCTTACCCTCACCATACTCGTATTCATCGGCGAAGCCGCACGCGATGCAATGGACCCCAACAGGAATGCTGCATGA
- a CDS encoding ABC transporter ATP-binding protein produces MTTPILNIHDLTVTFGNQPVVNNVSFRINPGETLALVGESGSGKSITARAVINLLPPDAKVLSGTISLNGTDVFNASPQRMCDLRGHGAAMIFQEPRPSLNPLHTVEKQIGETLLLHRGLTGKTARNRTLELLDLVGIDSPRQKMSAYPHELSGGQCQRVMIASALAGKPKLLIADEPTTALDVTVQRQILDLMTSLTHKLNMATLLISHDLRLVRRYAQNMCVMHQGHLVEQGPTQQVFTSPGNENTRMLLDVDHNLSPVNVYSDKQLLRAENVKVWFPIKKGLLRRSKNHVKAVDGVSLSLNKGECLGIVGESGSGKTTLGLALLRMVPATGQINLGNTRIDRLNGEKLRLLRRRIQIVFQDPFGSMNPRMSVEQIVSEGLSTHYDLSRRERDHKVDEALKEVGLSPDMRDRYPHEFSGGQRQRIAIARALILRPECIILDEPTSSLDRTVQFRIIELLRNLQAKKGLSFVFITHDLHLTRTFCHRVLVMREGRIVESGPTKGVFEMPKKHYTQALLKAADLSQTEQYLPKKEHTA; encoded by the coding sequence ATGACCACTCCAATATTAAACATACACGACCTGACCGTCACTTTTGGTAACCAACCGGTAGTGAACAATGTTTCCTTCAGAATCAATCCGGGGGAAACCCTGGCCCTGGTTGGAGAATCCGGCTCCGGCAAATCCATAACAGCTCGTGCTGTCATAAACCTGCTCCCGCCGGACGCCAAAGTACTGTCGGGCACCATAAGTCTCAATGGAACCGATGTTTTCAACGCTTCGCCTCAAAGAATGTGCGACCTCCGAGGACACGGAGCAGCAATGATCTTCCAGGAGCCACGGCCCAGCCTCAACCCTCTCCATACCGTAGAAAAACAGATCGGAGAGACTTTACTGCTGCATAGGGGACTGACTGGAAAAACAGCTCGCAATCGTACTTTGGAACTTCTGGACTTGGTAGGCATCGATTCTCCACGACAAAAAATGTCAGCCTATCCCCACGAACTGTCTGGAGGACAATGCCAACGAGTCATGATCGCCTCGGCACTGGCAGGAAAGCCAAAATTGCTCATCGCAGACGAACCGACAACGGCCTTGGATGTCACTGTCCAACGCCAGATTCTCGACCTGATGACCTCTCTTACCCACAAGCTCAATATGGCCACTCTCCTCATCAGCCACGATCTCAGACTTGTACGGCGGTATGCCCAAAACATGTGCGTCATGCATCAAGGCCATTTGGTAGAACAAGGACCCACACAACAGGTGTTTACTTCTCCCGGCAATGAAAACACGCGAATGCTGCTGGATGTTGACCACAACCTGAGCCCCGTAAATGTGTATTCAGACAAACAACTGCTCCGCGCGGAAAATGTAAAGGTCTGGTTCCCGATTAAAAAAGGGCTCCTGCGACGCTCCAAAAATCACGTCAAAGCAGTGGATGGGGTTTCGCTCAGTCTCAACAAAGGTGAGTGCCTTGGCATTGTGGGGGAATCAGGCTCGGGTAAAACGACCCTTGGACTGGCATTGCTCCGCATGGTTCCCGCTACTGGGCAGATAAACTTGGGTAATACGCGAATCGACAGACTTAACGGAGAAAAACTTCGTCTCCTTCGAAGGCGCATCCAAATTGTTTTTCAGGATCCTTTCGGCTCCATGAACCCACGCATGAGCGTGGAACAAATCGTGTCCGAAGGGTTGTCCACTCATTATGATCTGTCCAGGAGAGAGCGGGATCACAAAGTGGATGAAGCGTTGAAAGAAGTAGGGTTGTCGCCAGACATGCGTGACCGCTATCCTCATGAATTCTCCGGCGGACAACGGCAACGCATCGCAATTGCCCGCGCCCTCATACTCCGCCCCGAGTGCATTATTCTGGATGAGCCAACTTCATCGTTGGATCGAACCGTACAATTCCGCATTATTGAACTATTGCGAAATCTGCAGGCAAAAAAGGGACTTTCCTTTGTCTTCATCACTCACGACCTCCACCTGACTCGCACATTCTGCCACAGAGTCCTGGTCATGCGAGAAGGGCGAATAGTGGAGTCTGGCCCCACCAAAGGAGTCTTCGAGATGCCCAAAAAACACTACACTCAAGCGCTACTGAAGGCTGCTGATCTTTCACAGACAGAACAGTACCTCCCAAAAAAGGAACACACTGCATGA
- a CDS encoding DUF3450 domain-containing protein: MKYKHYLNNGPMPVMPLLALLVFLCATPHAHANQTDAQKIMDQTITVETNAQERQAQWVSKRAAILDEIRQLKNENLWLSFQEKKYSRYVSAMEGKIEELQRIKTELERLEQDLEPLLYELVDKFTKQVFNDLPFLKDERNRRITFLNKTLDDHTLSNGEKLRRVLEAMEVETAYGRSTELFETRVQLDGEETEVTVLRAGRLGLYCLTPNRATAGKYDPQTKEYVTIQSDFVQPLIQLETMIKHKRFTNFVFLPVKETR, translated from the coding sequence ATGAAATACAAACACTATTTAAACAACGGCCCAATGCCAGTCATGCCGCTCTTGGCTCTTTTGGTATTCCTGTGTGCCACACCCCATGCACACGCGAACCAAACTGACGCCCAAAAGATAATGGACCAAACCATCACCGTAGAAACTAATGCTCAAGAAAGACAAGCTCAATGGGTTAGCAAACGAGCGGCAATACTGGATGAAATACGTCAGCTCAAGAACGAAAATCTCTGGCTTTCTTTTCAAGAAAAGAAATACTCCAGATACGTCTCTGCCATGGAAGGAAAAATCGAAGAACTGCAACGGATCAAAACAGAATTGGAGCGTCTTGAGCAGGATTTGGAACCTCTGCTCTACGAATTGGTAGACAAATTTACAAAGCAGGTATTCAACGACCTCCCATTCCTTAAGGATGAAAGGAATCGACGCATTACATTTTTGAACAAGACACTTGATGATCACACTCTTTCCAACGGCGAAAAACTGCGCCGAGTGCTGGAGGCAATGGAAGTCGAAACCGCCTACGGCCGCAGCACAGAGCTATTCGAGACACGCGTCCAACTTGACGGGGAAGAAACGGAAGTAACGGTTCTTCGCGCCGGACGACTCGGCCTCTATTGCTTAACACCCAATCGCGCCACGGCTGGGAAATACGATCCGCAAACGAAAGAGTACGTCACCATTCAATCAGACTTCGTTCAACCGCTCATACAACTTGAAACCATGATCAAACACAAACGATTCACCAATTTTGTATTCCTGCCAGTAAAGGAGACCCGCTAA
- a CDS encoding ExbD/TolR family protein — protein MSAYSPYRKKRNADSSINMTPLIDMVFILLIFFIVTTSFVKESGVDIQRPSANTAENKENVSVVVGIDSTGTVWLDGKTIDIRSVRSWMENFVAETPEGVVVVAADTKTESGLLINVLDACREAGVNNVSVAARKPQ, from the coding sequence ATGAGTGCTTATTCCCCGTATCGCAAAAAGCGAAATGCCGACTCAAGCATTAACATGACACCGCTTATCGACATGGTTTTCATCCTGCTCATTTTTTTCATTGTCACCACCAGCTTTGTCAAAGAATCTGGCGTTGATATTCAACGCCCCTCGGCAAATACAGCCGAAAACAAGGAAAATGTCAGCGTTGTTGTGGGCATAGACTCCACGGGTACAGTGTGGCTGGACGGCAAGACAATTGATATTCGTTCGGTACGCTCATGGATGGAAAATTTTGTAGCAGAGACTCCGGAGGGCGTGGTTGTCGTAGCCGCAGATACCAAAACGGAAAGTGGTCTGCTTATCAATGTACTGGACGCCTGTCGCGAGGCTGGTGTCAACAATGTGAGCGTCGCGGCAAGGAAACCGCAATGA
- a CDS encoding DUF3450 family protein, translated as MRLFLILFSLLIFTTPLLAAPSNSPSPKTTSESNQWRQTVGEIKELHEATQADAQVTIQSITQEQNLLTKELLDLKAEKRRRDQNYHALTQKFNSLVEQKHELDKTLESQQDSMRLIEGTVRTSAKQFQKRAMNSPVTAERPDRLTNLAQLLDSVHFPGLESIKTLTDMWFHELVASGEVITHESRCVAPDGSQRQGIVTRLGTLGALFKDMDGNAAFLRPNAGGHLEMVSGDFDNVVSKADQFLSGEQTDAPIDFSGGEVFKRFDGQSGILTTLMNGGMLIWPILLVGLIGFLLSGERFLRLASIHTCPDCKMDRAMEWASKGNLKQCADCLGPKGNTPTCRVISHVVLHSGSTLVSMEKGLQEAILQELPKLERFLPTINILAAVAPLLGLLGTVTGMIGTFQVITIFGTGDARMMSGGISEALITTQLGLAVAIPLTLMHHFLERKVDRMVADMEEKGTTLVARIISSEKGEHVCSTSYPNS; from the coding sequence ATGCGCCTGTTCCTTATACTTTTTAGCTTACTGATCTTTACAACGCCTCTGCTGGCGGCCCCATCCAACTCGCCCTCTCCAAAAACGACATCAGAGAGCAACCAGTGGCGACAGACTGTAGGCGAAATCAAAGAACTCCATGAAGCCACCCAAGCTGACGCCCAAGTCACGATCCAGTCCATTACACAAGAACAAAACCTCCTGACCAAGGAGCTCCTGGACTTAAAAGCGGAAAAAAGACGACGCGATCAAAATTACCACGCTCTGACTCAAAAATTCAACTCGCTGGTCGAACAGAAGCACGAGTTGGACAAGACTCTGGAGAGCCAACAGGACTCTATGCGCCTCATTGAAGGCACCGTACGCACCTCGGCAAAGCAATTTCAAAAACGCGCCATGAACAGCCCGGTAACGGCAGAACGGCCTGATAGATTGACCAATCTTGCGCAGCTCCTTGACTCAGTCCATTTTCCAGGACTGGAATCCATCAAGACCCTCACGGACATGTGGTTCCACGAGCTGGTCGCATCCGGAGAAGTGATAACCCATGAATCCAGGTGTGTGGCTCCAGATGGCAGTCAGAGACAGGGAATCGTGACCAGATTGGGAACCTTGGGCGCCCTGTTCAAGGATATGGACGGCAATGCAGCATTTTTACGCCCTAATGCTGGAGGCCACTTGGAAATGGTATCAGGCGATTTCGACAATGTAGTAAGCAAGGCCGATCAGTTCCTCTCCGGCGAACAAACGGACGCTCCCATTGATTTCTCTGGTGGAGAGGTCTTCAAGCGTTTTGATGGACAATCCGGAATACTGACTACGCTCATGAACGGAGGCATGCTAATCTGGCCCATCCTGCTGGTTGGATTGATTGGTTTTCTCCTTTCGGGAGAGCGATTCCTGAGACTGGCCAGTATTCACACCTGCCCGGATTGCAAGATGGACAGGGCCATGGAATGGGCGAGCAAAGGCAATTTGAAACAATGCGCTGACTGCCTGGGCCCCAAGGGGAACACCCCCACTTGCAGAGTCATTTCCCATGTGGTGTTGCACTCCGGCAGCACATTGGTGAGCATGGAAAAAGGACTGCAAGAGGCCATCCTTCAGGAGCTTCCCAAACTGGAACGCTTTCTACCTACCATCAACATTTTGGCAGCGGTAGCCCCGCTCCTGGGACTGCTTGGTACAGTCACGGGCATGATTGGCACCTTTCAAGTCATCACTATCTTCGGAACCGGAGATGCACGCATGATGTCCGGCGGTATCTCCGAGGCATTGATCACGACTCAACTTGGTTTGGCCGTGGCTATCCCCCTCACCCTGATGCACCATTTCCTTGAACGTAAAGTGGACCGCATGGTCGCGGACATGGAAGAAAAAGGAACGACTCTAGTAGCCAGAATTATTTCGTCGGAAAAAGGAGAACACGTATGTTCGACCAGTTATCCAAACAGCTGA